The Arachis hypogaea cultivar Tifrunner chromosome 14, arahy.Tifrunner.gnm2.J5K5, whole genome shotgun sequence genome has a segment encoding these proteins:
- the LOC112744441 gene encoding hypersensitive-induced response protein-like protein 2 yields the protein MGQALGCIIVGQSNVAIKEHFGKFDDILQPGCHCLPWCLGYQIAGGLSLRVQQLDVKCETKTKDNVFVNVVASVQYRALADKASDAFYRLTNTKEQIQSYVFDVIRASVPKLELDAVFEQKNDIARAVEDELEKAMSAYGYEIVQTLIVDIEPDVHVKRAMNEINAAARLRLAANEKAEAEKILQIKKAEGEAESKYLSGLGIARQRQAIVDGLRDSVLAFSENVPGTTAKDIMDMVLVTQYFDTMKEIGASSKSSAVFIPHGPGAVRDVAEQIRDGLLHANASPNLLN from the exons ATGGGTCAAGCTTTAGGTTGTATTATAGTTGGGCAATCAAACGTGGCTATTAAGGAACATTTTgggaaatttgatgatattctgCAACCTGGATGTCACTGCTTGCCTTGGTGCCTCGGATACCAGATAGCCGGCGGCCTTTCGCTCCGTGTGCAGCAACTCGATGTCAAATGCGAGACAAAAACCAAG GATAATGTGTTTGTGAATGTGGTTGCTTCTGTGCAATACCGCGCCTTGGCCGATAAAGCATCTGACGCCTTCTATAGGCTCACCAACACAAAGGAACAGATACAGTCCTATGTTTTCGACG TTATCAGGGCAAGTGTGCCAAAGTTGGAGCTGGATGCTGTGTTTGAGCAGAAGAACGACATAGCAAGGGCCGTCGAAGATGAGCTTGAAAAG GCCATGTCTGCTTATGGATATGAGATTGTTCAGACCCTTATTGTTGATATAGAGCCTGATGTTCATGTCAAGAGAGCTATGAATGAGATTAATGCAG CTGCTAGATTGAGGCTAGCTGCTAATGAAAAAGCTGAAGCAGAGAAAATACTTCAGATCAAGAAAGCCGAGGGAGAAGCTGAGTCCAAATACCTGTCGGGACTCGGAATAGCTCGACAGCGCCAGGCCATTGTGGATGGACTGAGGGACAGTGTGCTTGCATTCTCCGAGAACGTGCCCGGGACGACAGCAAAAGATATCATGGACATGGTTCTGGTGACGCAATACTTCGACACAATGAAGGAAATTGGTGCTTCTTCAAAGTCCTCAGCAGTGTTCATACCACATGGTCCTGGTGCTGTTAGGGATGTTGCTGAGCAAATCAGAGATGGTTTACTTCACGCCAATGCCTCACCAAATCTCTTAAATTAA